One window of the Capnocytophaga haemolytica genome contains the following:
- a CDS encoding UDP-glucose dehydrogenase family protein has protein sequence MRIAVIGTGYVGLVSGTCFAEMGNSVTCVDVDKHKIQRLREGIVPIYEPGLEAMVQRNVASKNLFFTTELGEALHNAEIAFIAVGTPMGDDGSADLQYVLSVAKQIGEVMQGELIVVDKSTVPVGTADKVRVTIAAALKKRGVDIPFEVVSNPEFLKEGKAVPDFMKPDRVVIGAESEAAFKKMRTLYAPFFMQHDGFIAMDIRSAEMTKYASNAMLATKISFMNEIANICERVGADVNKVRIGIGSDTRIGYSFIYPGCGYGGSCFPKDVLALKKLAEEVHYEAELISAVDNVNNRQKYVIAQKVIARFGEDLRERTFAVWGLSFKPETDDMREAPAIYVIKELAKRGAHIRAYDPKAVYEAKACYLKDVPVDYVESKYDALKEADAMILLTEWKEFRSPDFDEVAKLLKEKVIFDGRNQYNSFNLPQKGFEYIQIGYGRK, from the coding sequence ATGAGAATAGCAGTGATAGGCACAGGATATGTAGGCTTAGTATCAGGCACTTGCTTTGCTGAAATGGGCAATAGTGTTACCTGTGTAGATGTCGATAAGCACAAAATACAACGCCTCCGCGAGGGGATTGTCCCCATTTACGAACCAGGTTTAGAGGCAATGGTGCAACGCAATGTAGCCAGTAAGAACCTCTTTTTCACCACAGAGCTTGGCGAAGCGCTCCACAATGCTGAAATAGCTTTTATCGCCGTAGGCACCCCTATGGGCGATGATGGCTCAGCCGACTTGCAATATGTGTTGTCAGTGGCAAAGCAAATTGGAGAGGTGATGCAGGGAGAGCTCATCGTCGTTGATAAATCAACGGTGCCCGTGGGTACTGCCGATAAGGTACGAGTCACCATTGCTGCTGCCCTTAAGAAGCGTGGTGTAGACATCCCTTTTGAGGTAGTCTCTAACCCTGAGTTTCTTAAAGAAGGCAAGGCTGTCCCTGATTTTATGAAGCCCGATAGGGTGGTTATAGGCGCTGAGAGTGAAGCTGCTTTTAAGAAGATGCGTACCCTCTATGCGCCTTTCTTTATGCAGCACGACGGCTTTATTGCGATGGATATCCGTTCGGCAGAGATGACCAAGTACGCTTCCAATGCGATGCTCGCTACAAAAATCTCTTTTATGAACGAAATAGCTAACATCTGCGAGCGCGTTGGTGCCGATGTCAATAAGGTACGCATTGGAATTGGCTCGGATACACGCATTGGCTATAGCTTTATCTATCCAGGATGCGGATACGGAGGCTCTTGCTTTCCAAAAGATGTGTTAGCATTGAAGAAGTTAGCCGAAGAAGTACATTACGAGGCAGAGCTCATTTCCGCTGTTGACAATGTGAATAATCGTCAGAAATACGTCATAGCTCAGAAGGTAATCGCACGCTTTGGTGAAGACCTCCGCGAGCGCACTTTTGCCGTCTGGGGGCTCTCTTTTAAGCCTGAAACTGATGATATGCGTGAGGCACCTGCTATCTACGTTATCAAGGAATTAGCCAAGCGAGGAGCGCACATTCGCGCTTACGACCCCAAGGCAGTGTACGAGGCAAAGGCTTGCTACCTCAAAGACGTCCCTGTGGATTATGTCGAAAGTAAATATGATGCACTTAAAGAAGCCGATGCAATGATTCTACTCACTGAGTGGAAAGAGTTCCGCTCACCCGACTTTGATGAAGTTGCTAAGCTCCTCAAAGAAAAAGTAATCTTCGACGGACGAAATCAGTATAACTCTTTCAACCTTCCTCAAAAAGGTTTTGAGTATATCCAAATAGGTTACGGAAGAAAATAA
- a CDS encoding metallophosphoesterase family protein, with the protein MKIVLLSDTHAYIDERMLHYIAQADEVWHCGDFGSLQVIEAIEAVKPLRGVYGNIDDATIRSAFPEVNCFTVEGVKVLMVHIGGYPNKYTPLAKQYIEKEHPKLFISGHSHILKVMYDKKYQLLHLNPGAAGLHGWQTVRTMLRFELNKGEVKNLEIIELSGKK; encoded by the coding sequence ATGAAAATAGTACTTTTATCGGACACACACGCTTACATTGATGAGCGAATGCTGCACTACATCGCTCAGGCAGATGAGGTGTGGCACTGTGGTGACTTTGGTTCGCTGCAAGTGATTGAAGCTATTGAGGCAGTCAAGCCGCTCAGGGGCGTTTATGGCAATATTGACGATGCTACTATCCGCAGCGCATTCCCTGAGGTAAACTGCTTCACGGTGGAAGGTGTAAAAGTGCTGATGGTGCACATTGGTGGTTATCCTAATAAATACACGCCCTTAGCTAAGCAATACATTGAGAAAGAGCACCCTAAGCTATTTATTTCAGGGCACTCGCACATCTTAAAGGTGATGTACGACAAGAAATACCAACTACTGCACCTCAACCCTGGTGCCGCGGGGCTTCACGGGTGGCAAACGGTGCGCACAATGCTGCGCTTTGAGCTCAATAAGGGCGAAGTAAAAAACTTAGAGATTATTGAATTGAGCGGCAAAAAATAA
- a CDS encoding thymidylate synthase — MQAYHDLLKYILTKGYSKDDRTGTGTTSVFGYQMRFDLNQGFPLLTTKKIHLKSVIYELLWFLKGDTNINYLTEHGVRIWNEWADAQGDLGPVYGHQWRNWNSEGIDQLSEVVHTLKANPDSRRIIVTAWNPSVLPDTSKSFAENVANGKAALPPCHALFQFYVAEGRLSCQLYQRSADAFLGVPFNIASYALLTMMLAQVCGLQLGDFVHTFGDVHIYNNHRTQVDLLLSRTPRKLPTMHLNPAKTDIFSFDYADFTLEGYDPYPTIKAAVAV, encoded by the coding sequence ATGCAGGCATATCACGATTTATTAAAGTATATTTTAACAAAAGGCTATTCAAAGGACGACCGTACGGGCACAGGCACCACCAGCGTCTTCGGCTATCAAATGCGCTTTGACCTCAACCAAGGCTTCCCTTTGCTAACCACTAAGAAGATTCACCTCAAATCGGTGATATACGAGTTGTTGTGGTTCCTCAAAGGCGATACCAACATCAACTATCTCACCGAGCACGGTGTGCGTATATGGAACGAGTGGGCGGATGCACAGGGCGATTTAGGACCCGTGTACGGACACCAATGGCGCAATTGGAACAGCGAAGGCATTGACCAACTCAGTGAGGTGGTGCACACCCTCAAGGCGAACCCCGACAGCCGCCGCATTATCGTTACGGCGTGGAACCCCTCGGTGTTGCCCGACACCTCAAAGAGCTTTGCCGAGAATGTCGCCAATGGCAAAGCAGCACTGCCGCCCTGCCACGCGCTATTTCAGTTCTACGTAGCCGAAGGACGCCTTTCGTGCCAGCTCTATCAACGCAGTGCCGACGCCTTCCTCGGGGTGCCCTTTAATATCGCCTCGTATGCCCTGCTGACAATGATGCTCGCCCAAGTGTGCGGATTGCAGTTAGGCGATTTTGTCCACACTTTTGGCGATGTGCATATCTACAACAACCACCGCACGCAGGTCGACCTATTGCTCAGCCGCACGCCACGCAAGTTGCCCACGATGCACCTCAACCCAGCAAAGACCGATATTTTCAGCTTCGATTACGCCGATTTCACCCTCGAGGGCTACGATCCTTACCCTACGATTAAGGCAGCGGTAGCCGTCTGA
- the rnc gene encoding ribonuclease III, which translates to MINFKKIFNISRLTSRKKDGVFYLKIKTLLGFEPKRLSLYSEAFTHPSYQYQKEGRKSYERLEFLGDAILGAVIADYIFTNAPQEDEGYLTKMRSKIVERRNLDQLGEELNLLGFLRTKLSPRQLGNHINGNLFEALVGAIYLDRGYKACFEFIERKLIIPNINIKSLEGKVISHKSLLIEWCQKHKKDFSIEAEEDNEDCSGSKYFKAKVEVNGLGISKARATSKKKAEELAAKRLCYKIEGKYRKIDVK; encoded by the coding sequence GTGATAAACTTTAAGAAAATATTTAATATCTCCCGTCTTACTTCAAGGAAGAAAGACGGGGTTTTTTATTTGAAGATTAAAACGCTTTTGGGCTTTGAGCCTAAGCGTTTATCGCTTTATAGTGAGGCTTTTACGCACCCCTCATATCAGTATCAGAAGGAAGGACGCAAGAGCTACGAACGTTTAGAATTCTTAGGGGATGCCATACTGGGGGCGGTAATTGCTGATTATATCTTCACTAATGCCCCTCAAGAGGATGAGGGCTATCTCACTAAAATGCGCTCAAAGATCGTAGAGCGACGCAACCTCGATCAATTGGGGGAAGAGCTCAATCTCTTGGGCTTTTTGCGTACGAAACTCTCACCAAGGCAACTCGGCAATCATATCAATGGAAACCTCTTTGAGGCATTGGTAGGGGCTATTTACTTGGACAGGGGTTACAAAGCGTGTTTTGAGTTTATTGAGCGTAAACTAATTATACCTAACATCAACATTAAGAGCTTAGAGGGAAAAGTAATCAGCCATAAGAGTCTGCTTATCGAATGGTGCCAAAAGCACAAAAAAGACTTCTCGATAGAAGCTGAGGAAGATAACGAAGACTGCTCAGGCTCAAAATACTTTAAGGCAAAGGTGGAAGTCAATGGGTTAGGCATTAGCAAAGCACGGGCTACCTCAAAGAAGAAGGCAGAAGAGCTTGCCGCTAAACGGCTGTGTTACAAGATTGAAGGTAAGTATCGCAAAATAGATGTGAAATGA
- the obgE gene encoding GTPase ObgE, whose protein sequence is MTEGNFTDYVKVYAASGNGGKGSMHLHREKFIAKGGPDGGDGGRGGHIIIRGNKNLWTLIHFKFQKHFQAGHGESGGANRSTGADGEDVYLEVPLGTIVKDAETEEILLEITEDGQELIALRGGKGGLGNWHFRTATNQTPRYAQPGLAGEERELLLELKVLADVGFVGFPNAGKSTLLSVITSAKPKIGDYPFTTLKPNLGIVEYRDYKSFVVADIPGIIEGAAEGKGLGHYFLRHIERNSVLLFLIPADSKDIVEEYHVLLNELSEYNPELLDKERLIAISKSDMLDEELTEAIKADIKDKLEGTPFLFISSVSGKGIAQLKDKLWAMIQ, encoded by the coding sequence ATGACCGAAGGCAATTTCACCGACTACGTAAAGGTTTACGCCGCCTCTGGCAACGGGGGCAAGGGGTCTATGCACCTACATCGCGAAAAATTTATTGCTAAGGGAGGCCCTGATGGGGGCGATGGCGGCAGAGGGGGGCATATCATCATACGCGGCAATAAAAACCTATGGACACTCATTCACTTCAAGTTCCAAAAGCATTTCCAAGCGGGGCACGGCGAGAGTGGTGGAGCTAACCGTAGCACAGGTGCCGATGGTGAAGATGTATACTTGGAGGTACCACTGGGTACCATCGTAAAAGACGCTGAGACTGAGGAAATACTGCTTGAGATCACCGAAGATGGGCAAGAGCTCATCGCCTTGCGTGGTGGCAAAGGTGGCTTAGGCAATTGGCACTTTCGCACGGCTACCAATCAAACGCCGCGCTATGCACAGCCAGGGCTTGCTGGTGAAGAGCGCGAGCTGCTCTTAGAGCTTAAAGTGCTTGCTGATGTGGGCTTTGTAGGCTTTCCTAATGCTGGGAAATCAACCCTGCTCTCAGTGATTACCTCTGCTAAACCCAAAATTGGTGATTACCCTTTCACCACGCTGAAGCCTAACTTAGGCATCGTGGAATACAGAGACTATAAGTCGTTTGTGGTGGCTGATATCCCTGGTATTATCGAAGGGGCTGCAGAAGGCAAAGGTTTGGGGCATTACTTCCTCCGCCATATAGAACGTAATTCGGTGCTATTGTTCCTCATTCCTGCTGATAGTAAGGACATCGTAGAGGAGTACCACGTATTGCTCAATGAACTATCGGAGTACAACCCTGAGTTGTTGGACAAAGAGCGGCTGATAGCTATCTCCAAGAGCGATATGCTCGATGAAGAGCTTACAGAGGCAATAAAAGCAGATATTAAAGACAAGTTAGAAGGTACACCTTTCCTATTTATCTCATCAGTATCAGGGAAAGGCATCGCACAGTTAAAAGACAAACTCTGGGCGATGATACAGTAA
- the rfbC gene encoding dTDP-4-dehydrorhamnose 3,5-epimerase, with product MNVIKTALEGVVIIEPRVFADARGYFFESFSQQRFAEQVCDVRFVQDNESKSSYGVLRGLHFQKPPHTQAKLVRVVKGAVLDVAVDLRKASPTFGKYAAVELTEDNKRQFFIPHGFAHGFVVLSPEAIFQYKCDAYYASTSEGSLRWDDPTIAIDWHIPHSDIILSEKDKDAPLLKDLDFYF from the coding sequence ATGAATGTGATTAAAACCGCCTTAGAAGGTGTAGTGATTATTGAGCCACGGGTGTTTGCCGATGCGCGTGGCTATTTCTTTGAGTCGTTTTCGCAGCAGCGTTTCGCCGAGCAGGTGTGCGATGTGCGTTTTGTGCAGGACAACGAGTCGAAATCGAGCTATGGGGTGCTACGCGGGCTCCACTTTCAGAAACCACCCCACACCCAAGCCAAGCTCGTGCGCGTGGTGAAAGGTGCTGTGCTTGACGTAGCCGTTGATTTGCGAAAAGCCTCGCCCACCTTTGGCAAGTACGCCGCCGTAGAGCTCACCGAGGATAACAAACGCCAATTCTTCATTCCTCACGGCTTTGCTCACGGCTTTGTGGTGCTCAGTCCAGAGGCAATATTCCAATACAAATGCGATGCCTATTACGCCTCCACAAGCGAAGGAAGCCTGCGCTGGGACGACCCCACTATCGCCATTGATTGGCATATTCCCCACAGCGATATCATCCTATCTGAGAAAGATAAAGACGCACCTTTGCTCAAAGACCTTGATTTTTATTTTTAA
- a CDS encoding superoxide dismutase — translation MKLKNTIAVCALALATVCTTGELYAQKKQVKNQSPKAMTSAKKANPYGNPSDVKAEAGAFKLVTLPYAYDAVDTYIDAETMFIHFSKHYVGYLNNLNKAVEGKPQAKQSIEEVLKTMDMSNAALRNNAGGYYNHTLYFGLISPKGGGEPTGALAEAIKRDFGSFENFKKAFSDAGAKRFGSGWAWLVVKDGKLQVVSTANQDCPLMPNLEVSGTPILAMDVWEHAYYLKYQNKRGDYIANFFNVIDWNKVAELYQSAK, via the coding sequence ATGAAATTAAAAAACACAATCGCTGTGTGTGCCTTAGCCTTGGCTACGGTATGCACCACTGGTGAGCTTTACGCTCAGAAGAAACAAGTAAAGAACCAGAGCCCTAAGGCTATGACTTCTGCTAAGAAGGCAAACCCTTACGGCAATCCTTCGGACGTAAAAGCCGAAGCAGGAGCTTTTAAGCTCGTAACGCTACCTTACGCTTACGATGCTGTCGACACTTATATCGATGCCGAAACAATGTTCATCCACTTTTCAAAGCACTACGTGGGCTATCTGAACAATCTCAACAAGGCTGTGGAAGGCAAGCCACAAGCGAAGCAATCTATCGAAGAAGTGCTTAAAACAATGGATATGAGCAATGCTGCCCTACGAAATAACGCAGGTGGATATTACAACCATACGCTTTATTTTGGGCTTATTTCGCCTAAAGGGGGTGGAGAACCTACTGGGGCATTAGCAGAGGCTATTAAGCGTGATTTTGGCAGTTTTGAGAATTTTAAGAAGGCTTTTTCAGATGCGGGTGCGAAACGCTTTGGATCGGGCTGGGCTTGGCTTGTGGTGAAAGATGGCAAGCTGCAAGTGGTAAGTACTGCCAACCAAGATTGTCCATTGATGCCTAATTTGGAGGTATCAGGGACGCCTATCCTTGCAATGGATGTGTGGGAGCACGCTTATTACTTGAAATATCAGAATAAGCGCGGTGACTATATTGCGAACTTCTTCAACGTCATTGATTGGAACAAAGTAGCTGAACTTTACCAATCAGCTAAATAG
- a CDS encoding alpha/beta hydrolase: MKKLITLFILLVMGQNAFSQITTETFSSGRLNRKQKIAIYKPEKYSDKDTYPLLVVLGAETLMEPVVSAVRYYEGYGDMPKCIVVGVIDANPEDVTIIDEVAHPMNESARFFEFVSAELVPYIQGKFPIASLKGIIATDEAGFLANYYLLQQKPTFNFFVSLNPIGTPRIGEEIAQALAAGSNHRIVYYMATTDVENKKNYERVVQLEKSIRTMPVHATVNYYFEEFKNLSINAVNLNGIARALDYCFDIYKPIGGKEFKTKIEPLETGIFDYLEKKYQTIYDYLGVKKKPTLNDVMATYTAITRSQDWESLQKLAKYVGDNGYFKTAMPDFFLAEYYEKTGDNKKALKTYQKSYTQPSIDFITGDLISERITRMKGTRTPKKSKKEVVPEVQEEVQPTEEVKPDEVKEEVKQE, translated from the coding sequence ATGAAGAAATTAATAACACTATTCATCCTTTTGGTGATGGGGCAAAATGCCTTTTCACAGATTACTACCGAGACCTTCTCTTCGGGTAGACTTAACCGCAAGCAGAAGATCGCTATTTACAAACCCGAAAAATACTCCGACAAGGACACCTATCCACTGTTGGTAGTGCTCGGGGCAGAAACGCTGATGGAGCCTGTGGTGTCGGCAGTGCGCTACTACGAGGGCTATGGCGATATGCCTAAGTGCATCGTCGTTGGGGTGATTGATGCCAACCCTGAGGATGTAACCATCATCGATGAGGTAGCCCACCCTATGAACGAGTCGGCGCGCTTCTTTGAATTTGTGTCGGCAGAGTTAGTGCCTTACATCCAAGGGAAGTTCCCCATAGCGAGCCTCAAAGGGATTATCGCTACTGACGAGGCAGGCTTTTTGGCAAATTACTATCTCTTGCAGCAAAAGCCTACTTTTAACTTCTTCGTGAGCCTCAATCCGATAGGCACACCACGCATTGGCGAGGAAATAGCACAGGCTTTGGCAGCAGGCTCAAACCACCGCATTGTTTACTATATGGCGACTACCGATGTTGAAAATAAAAAGAACTACGAGCGCGTGGTGCAGCTCGAGAAAAGTATCCGCACTATGCCCGTGCACGCTACCGTCAATTACTATTTTGAAGAGTTTAAAAACCTTTCCATCAATGCAGTAAACCTCAACGGTATTGCTCGCGCGCTCGATTATTGCTTTGACATCTATAAGCCTATCGGTGGCAAGGAGTTCAAAACCAAGATAGAGCCGCTTGAAACGGGCATCTTTGATTACTTAGAAAAGAAATACCAAACCATTTACGACTACCTCGGGGTAAAGAAGAAACCTACGCTCAACGATGTGATGGCTACCTACACTGCCATTACGCGCTCACAGGATTGGGAGTCGCTGCAAAAGCTGGCTAAATACGTCGGCGATAACGGCTACTTCAAAACCGCTATGCCCGATTTCTTCTTAGCTGAATACTACGAGAAGACGGGCGACAACAAGAAGGCACTTAAAACCTATCAGAAATCGTATACACAGCCCAGCATCGACTTTATTACGGGCGACTTAATCTCTGAGAGAATCACCCGAATGAAGGGCACCAGAACGCCTAAGAAGAGCAAAAAAGAAGTAGTACCTGAGGTGCAGGAAGAAGTGCAACCTACCGAAGAGGTGAAACCCGATGAGGTAAAAGAAGAAGTAAAGCAAGAATAG
- a CDS encoding adenylate kinase: MEIIKIRDKAFEPYVTADELQEIAERLASEVRTDLDGRVPLFVVVLNGAFMFAADFIRHYNADCEISFVKMSSYQGMHSTGKVKQLIGLDVDVEGRDVVILEDIIDTGNTLEELYRIFEDKKVASLRIATLFFKPDAYKKTLKIDYVGKPIPNRFILGYGLDFDGLARNLPQVYQLNTSMTNIVLFGKPGAGKGTQAAFLKDKYNLVHISTGDLFRYNISNATKLGKLAQSYIDRGDLVPDEVTIQMLQEEVEKNPEAEGFLFDGFPRTIAQAEALDAFLEGKGMSIRATVALEADDEVLVKRIVERGKVSGRADDQDETKIRNRFVEYNEKTAPLMDYYKKQGKYHSVDGIGTIEEITKRLSDTIDTIKG; the protein is encoded by the coding sequence TTGGAAATCATTAAAATACGCGACAAAGCCTTTGAGCCTTACGTTACTGCTGACGAACTGCAAGAGATTGCCGAGCGTTTGGCAAGCGAAGTGCGCACCGACTTAGATGGGCGCGTGCCGCTCTTTGTGGTAGTGCTTAATGGGGCTTTTATGTTTGCTGCCGACTTTATCCGCCACTACAATGCCGACTGCGAAATTAGCTTTGTGAAAATGTCTTCCTATCAAGGTATGCATTCTACGGGTAAGGTAAAGCAACTCATCGGATTAGATGTAGATGTAGAAGGGCGTGATGTGGTGATTCTCGAAGACATTATCGATACGGGGAACACCTTGGAGGAACTCTACCGCATCTTTGAAGATAAGAAGGTAGCCTCACTGCGCATCGCTACGCTCTTCTTTAAGCCTGATGCTTATAAAAAAACACTTAAAATAGACTATGTGGGCAAACCTATCCCTAACCGCTTTATTCTCGGCTACGGGCTCGATTTCGATGGGCTGGCACGAAATCTTCCGCAAGTATATCAATTAAACACATCAATGACAAATATCGTACTCTTTGGCAAACCTGGGGCTGGCAAAGGCACCCAAGCAGCCTTCCTGAAAGACAAATACAACTTAGTGCATATCTCCACAGGAGATCTCTTCCGCTATAACATCAGTAACGCCACTAAGCTCGGCAAGCTGGCACAATCGTATATCGATCGCGGGGATTTAGTGCCTGATGAAGTAACCATACAAATGCTGCAAGAGGAAGTGGAAAAGAACCCTGAGGCAGAAGGCTTCCTCTTTGATGGTTTCCCACGCACCATAGCACAGGCAGAGGCTTTAGACGCTTTCTTAGAAGGCAAAGGAATGAGTATCCGCGCTACCGTAGCCTTAGAGGCTGACGATGAAGTACTCGTAAAGCGCATCGTAGAACGCGGAAAGGTAAGCGGCCGTGCTGACGATCAGGATGAAACCAAAATACGCAACCGCTTTGTGGAATACAACGAGAAGACTGCCCCTCTGATGGATTACTACAAAAAGCAGGGTAAATATCACTCCGTAGATGGTATTGGCACCATTGAAGAGATCACCAAGCGCCTATCCGACACTATCGACACCATTAAAGGCTAA
- a CDS encoding peroxiredoxin produces the protein MSFVGKKFPNIEVNAMNDLGETFKINVFAEAVNNKKKVLLFWYPKDFTFVCPTELHAFQAALAEFEKRNVKVIGASCDTAEVHFAWLNTPKKQGGIEGVTYPLLADTNRNLARTLGILDAEEIYDEAANAYFYEGDDVTYRATYLIDEDGKVFHESINDMPLGRNVSEYLRLVDAYAHVQQYGEVCPANWQEGKEAMHADRKGVADYLSSH, from the coding sequence ATGTCATTTGTAGGAAAGAAATTCCCCAATATCGAAGTAAACGCGATGAATGATTTGGGCGAAACATTTAAAATCAATGTATTTGCAGAAGCAGTAAACAATAAAAAGAAAGTTTTACTGTTCTGGTATCCAAAGGATTTCACTTTTGTATGTCCGACAGAGCTACACGCTTTTCAAGCAGCTCTTGCTGAGTTTGAAAAGCGCAATGTAAAGGTGATCGGTGCCTCTTGCGACACTGCCGAAGTGCACTTCGCTTGGCTTAATACCCCTAAGAAACAGGGAGGTATTGAAGGGGTAACTTATCCGCTACTGGCTGATACTAACCGCAATCTGGCACGCACACTTGGTATTCTCGACGCAGAAGAGATATATGACGAGGCTGCTAATGCATATTTCTATGAAGGCGACGACGTTACCTACCGTGCTACTTACCTCATTGATGAGGATGGGAAGGTGTTCCACGAAAGTATCAACGATATGCCATTAGGGCGCAATGTAAGTGAGTACCTTCGTTTGGTAGACGCTTACGCTCACGTACAGCAATATGGCGAGGTGTGCCCAGCCAACTGGCAAGAAGGTAAGGAGGCTATGCACGCTGACCGTAAAGGTGTTGCCGACTACCTATCATCACATTAA